In Streptomyces sp. TS71-3, the following proteins share a genomic window:
- a CDS encoding discoidin domain-containing protein, giving the protein MAQHANRPSRRSVVAAGSTLLAGFGVSTLFPATSSAAAPGGAPAAGTPQGELAAYRPVEVSSTDYAPTPGTFAVDKITAKGVRGTGWRAAKGDPQWISVDLQGDCQVSSIRLTFEGDVNDPVFTFPSSGNPYDGTTGKEILSSFAVDFVVETSRDKKSWTSVYRTTSGTGGVVDIKLDKPVAARWVRLTARKRSSDNPLGLNGFEVYGTAPGHRPSATGWTDWGTHHGKAPALKAAADGTVPLESGWTLTMDDWAGGEGADLSRTSVDTSGWLPATVPGTVLASLVDQGHLPDPVAGLNNLHVPEALSRHSWWYKRDFELPDGLRTGSGRHVWLEFDGVNHQADIWLNGKHVGGLTYPFARSAHDVTQLLDARGENALAVKITPMPVPGSPGDKGPAGESWVDAGAQQMNLNSPTYLASSGWDWMPAVRDRVAGIWNHVRLRSTGHVLVGDPRVDTALPDLPDTSTAELTIVVPVRNADTADHKATVSAAFDGVHVSQAVTVPAGKSVDVTFTPDAFDQLRLRNPRLWWPNGLGDADLHDLTLTAAVDGAESDRRTCRFGIRQFGYDYKVPLPFTNGSDSYTQSVDVGAQHAQHVRVRCLTRATGWGSSLWALSVFDRSQPGNDLALHATASASSKEDDDHGPDKATDGDPNTRWASSHEDDQWIAVDLGSPQAFDRVDLAWEQAYAQTYVVQVSTDGSTWQDAKSVDNRGVPLPFNTGDASLQVEDFTAQTARYVRIDCGVRNTGWGNSLWSLSVLDSSSPGTDLALHKSVTASTEDSSNPASNATDGDPGTRWSSEYLDDQWIRVDLGSSQSFDRVAIVWEAAYPKTYTIQVSDDGDAWTDVKSVSNEPDPLKISVNGVRVLARGGNWGWDELLRRMPAERMDAAVRMHRDMNFTMIRNWVASSDREEFFAACDEHGILVWNDFPNAWGMDPPDHDAYNALARDTVLRYRIHPSVVIWCGANEGNPPAAIDNGMRDAVESQAPGLLYQNNSAGGFITGGGPYNWVEPEKYFDPATYGSKSFGFHTEIGMPVVSTAESMRHMTGDGPEWPIGGAWFYHDWSEHGNQAPGAYKAAIETRLDTAKDLDDFARKAQFVNFENARSMFEAWNAHLWNDASGLMLWMSHPAWHSTVWQTYDYDFDVNGMYYGSRAACEPLHVQADPQRWEVIAVNHTAKALKGATVQAQLHDLAGRQLGSTLSKKVDVASADTTSAFTAGWTDDLPDLHLLRLTLKDGAGRTLSRNTYWRHRTPAAMTALNAAKQVTVSASIGHVTGTGPRHQLTATVKNRGSAVAAMVRLSLLDDTTKERVLPTLYSQNYLWLLPGESQDLTLSWPAGALPSGHRPALSVEAYNGPRTVARG; this is encoded by the coding sequence ATGGCACAACACGCGAACCGCCCTTCCCGCAGATCCGTCGTCGCCGCCGGCTCGACCCTGCTCGCCGGCTTCGGCGTCTCCACCCTGTTCCCGGCGACGAGTTCCGCCGCGGCGCCCGGGGGCGCACCGGCCGCGGGCACGCCGCAGGGCGAGCTGGCCGCCTACCGCCCCGTCGAGGTGTCCTCGACGGACTACGCCCCCACCCCCGGCACCTTCGCCGTGGACAAGATCACCGCCAAGGGGGTGCGGGGCACGGGATGGCGTGCCGCGAAGGGCGATCCGCAGTGGATCTCCGTCGACCTCCAGGGCGACTGCCAGGTCTCGTCGATACGCCTCACCTTCGAGGGCGACGTGAACGACCCGGTGTTCACCTTCCCCTCCAGCGGCAACCCGTACGACGGCACGACCGGCAAGGAGATCCTCTCCAGCTTCGCCGTCGACTTCGTCGTCGAGACCTCCCGCGACAAGAAGTCGTGGACCAGCGTCTACCGCACCACCTCCGGTACCGGAGGGGTGGTGGACATCAAACTGGACAAGCCGGTCGCGGCGCGCTGGGTGCGCCTGACCGCCCGCAAGCGGTCCAGCGACAACCCCCTCGGACTGAACGGCTTCGAGGTGTACGGCACCGCGCCGGGCCACCGTCCTTCTGCCACCGGCTGGACCGACTGGGGCACGCACCACGGCAAGGCCCCCGCGTTGAAGGCCGCCGCCGACGGCACGGTGCCCCTGGAGTCCGGCTGGACGCTGACCATGGACGACTGGGCAGGCGGCGAGGGTGCGGACCTCTCCCGGACCTCGGTCGACACCAGCGGCTGGCTGCCCGCGACCGTTCCCGGCACGGTCCTCGCCTCGCTGGTCGACCAGGGACACCTGCCCGACCCGGTGGCCGGCCTGAACAACCTGCACGTTCCCGAGGCGCTGTCCCGCCACTCCTGGTGGTACAAGCGCGACTTCGAGCTGCCCGACGGCCTGCGCACCGGATCCGGGCGCCACGTCTGGCTGGAGTTCGACGGCGTCAACCACCAGGCGGACATCTGGCTGAACGGCAAGCATGTCGGCGGGCTGACGTATCCGTTCGCCCGCTCGGCACACGACGTGACGCAGCTGCTGGACGCGCGCGGTGAGAACGCGCTGGCGGTGAAGATCACACCGATGCCCGTCCCCGGCTCGCCCGGCGACAAGGGACCCGCCGGCGAGTCGTGGGTGGACGCCGGCGCCCAGCAGATGAACCTCAACTCGCCCACCTACCTCGCGTCGTCCGGCTGGGACTGGATGCCGGCGGTCCGCGACCGCGTCGCCGGCATCTGGAACCACGTCCGGCTGCGGTCCACCGGCCACGTCCTGGTCGGCGACCCCCGGGTGGACACCGCCCTCCCGGACCTGCCCGACACCTCCACCGCCGAGCTGACCATCGTCGTCCCGGTCCGCAACGCCGACACCGCCGACCACAAGGCGACCGTCTCGGCGGCCTTCGACGGTGTCCACGTCTCCCAGGCGGTCACCGTCCCGGCCGGCAAGAGCGTGGACGTCACCTTCACGCCCGACGCCTTCGACCAGCTGCGGCTGCGCAACCCCCGGCTCTGGTGGCCCAACGGCCTCGGCGACGCCGACCTGCACGACCTCACCCTGACCGCGGCGGTCGACGGAGCGGAGAGCGACCGGCGCACCTGCCGCTTCGGCATCCGGCAGTTCGGCTACGACTACAAGGTGCCGCTGCCGTTCACCAACGGCAGCGACTCGTACACCCAGTCCGTGGACGTCGGTGCGCAGCACGCCCAGCATGTGCGCGTCAGGTGCCTGACCAGGGCGACCGGCTGGGGCTCCTCGCTGTGGGCCCTGTCGGTCTTCGACAGATCCCAGCCCGGCAACGACCTGGCCCTGCACGCGACCGCCTCCGCCTCCTCGAAGGAGGACGACGACCACGGTCCTGACAAGGCCACCGACGGCGACCCGAACACCCGCTGGGCCTCGTCCCACGAGGACGACCAGTGGATCGCCGTGGACCTCGGCTCACCGCAGGCGTTCGACAGGGTCGACCTGGCGTGGGAGCAGGCGTACGCGCAGACCTACGTCGTCCAGGTCTCCACGGACGGCTCGACGTGGCAGGACGCGAAGTCGGTCGACAACAGGGGCGTACCGCTGCCGTTCAACACCGGTGACGCGAGCCTCCAGGTCGAGGACTTCACGGCTCAGACCGCTCGGTACGTACGCATCGACTGCGGTGTCCGCAACACCGGCTGGGGCAACTCCCTCTGGTCCCTGTCCGTGCTGGACAGCTCCTCGCCGGGCACCGACCTGGCGCTGCACAAGTCCGTCACGGCCTCGACCGAGGACTCCTCCAACCCCGCGTCCAACGCCACCGACGGCGACCCCGGCACCCGCTGGTCCTCGGAGTACCTGGACGACCAGTGGATACGGGTGGACCTGGGCTCCTCGCAGTCCTTCGACAGGGTGGCGATCGTGTGGGAGGCCGCCTACCCGAAGACCTACACGATCCAGGTCTCCGACGACGGCGACGCCTGGACGGACGTGAAGTCGGTGAGCAACGAGCCGGACCCGCTGAAGATCAGCGTGAACGGCGTGCGCGTGCTGGCCCGCGGCGGCAACTGGGGCTGGGACGAGCTGCTGCGCCGGATGCCGGCCGAGCGCATGGACGCGGCCGTGCGGATGCACCGCGACATGAACTTCACCATGATCCGCAACTGGGTGGCCTCCAGCGACCGGGAGGAGTTCTTCGCCGCCTGCGACGAGCACGGCATCCTGGTGTGGAACGACTTCCCGAACGCCTGGGGCATGGACCCGCCGGACCACGACGCGTACAACGCCCTCGCCCGGGACACGGTGCTGCGCTACCGGATCCACCCCAGCGTCGTCATCTGGTGCGGCGCGAACGAGGGCAACCCGCCGGCCGCGATCGACAACGGCATGCGGGACGCGGTGGAGTCCCAGGCACCCGGCCTGCTCTACCAGAACAACTCGGCGGGCGGCTTCATCACCGGCGGCGGACCCTACAACTGGGTCGAGCCGGAGAAGTACTTCGACCCCGCGACGTACGGAAGCAAGAGCTTCGGCTTCCACACCGAGATCGGCATGCCGGTCGTCTCCACCGCCGAGAGCATGCGCCACATGACCGGCGACGGGCCCGAGTGGCCGATCGGCGGCGCGTGGTTCTACCACGACTGGAGCGAGCACGGGAACCAGGCGCCGGGCGCCTACAAGGCCGCGATCGAGACCCGCCTCGACACCGCCAAGGACCTCGACGACTTCGCCCGCAAGGCGCAGTTCGTCAACTTCGAGAACGCACGCTCCATGTTCGAGGCGTGGAACGCCCACCTGTGGAACGACGCCAGCGGCCTCATGCTCTGGATGTCCCACCCGGCGTGGCACAGCACGGTGTGGCAGACGTACGACTACGACTTCGACGTCAACGGCATGTACTACGGATCCCGCGCCGCCTGCGAGCCCCTGCACGTGCAGGCCGACCCGCAGCGGTGGGAGGTCATCGCCGTCAACCACACCGCGAAGGCGCTCAAGGGTGCGACCGTGCAGGCCCAGCTGCACGACCTGGCCGGCAGGCAGCTCGGCAGCACCCTCAGCAAGAAGGTCGACGTCGCGTCCGCGGACACCACGTCCGCGTTCACCGCCGGATGGACGGACGACCTGCCCGACCTGCACCTCCTGCGGCTGACGCTGAAGGACGGCGCCGGCCGGACGCTGTCGCGGAACACCTACTGGCGCCACCGCACCCCGGCGGCCATGACGGCGCTGAACGCGGCCAAGCAGGTCACGGTCTCGGCCTCCATCGGGCACGTCACCGGCACCGGGCCGCGCCACCAGCTGACCGCGACCGTCAAGAACCGCGGCTCGGCCGTCGCGGCGATGGTGCGCCTGTCCCTGCTGGACGACACCACCAAGGAGCGCGTCCTGCCCACGCT
- a CDS encoding alpha/beta fold hydrolase, producing MSTFLLVHGAWHSGRCWERVVPLLEAAGHRVFAPSLTGYGDRAHLLGPEVGLDTHVEDVVGLIHDEDLTEVVLVGHSYAGLVISSAANQVPDRIGHLVYLDAMVPEHGETAVDVQPVTRNLIDVAVTSGGGWRVPPLPEMPPPLGLFGVTEPADVAWLRTMLSDQPVRCLQQPVRLDNPAVNAIARTHIHCVGATPEGITRRPVPATQPNGSPATVRELPTGHDCMITMPAELSEMLVKVGL from the coding sequence ATGTCAACGTTCCTGCTGGTCCACGGCGCCTGGCACAGCGGCCGGTGCTGGGAGCGGGTGGTCCCGCTGCTGGAGGCCGCCGGGCACCGGGTGTTCGCGCCCTCGCTGACCGGCTACGGCGACAGGGCGCACCTGCTCGGTCCCGAGGTGGGGCTCGACACGCACGTCGAGGACGTCGTCGGGCTGATCCACGACGAGGACCTGACCGAGGTGGTCCTCGTGGGCCACAGCTACGCGGGGCTGGTCATCTCGTCCGCGGCCAACCAGGTCCCGGACCGGATCGGGCACCTGGTGTACCTCGACGCGATGGTCCCGGAGCACGGCGAGACCGCCGTCGACGTCCAGCCCGTCACCCGGAACCTGATCGACGTCGCCGTCACGTCCGGGGGCGGCTGGCGCGTTCCGCCCCTGCCCGAGATGCCCCCGCCCCTCGGGCTGTTCGGGGTCACGGAACCGGCGGACGTCGCATGGCTGCGCACGATGCTCTCGGACCAGCCGGTGCGCTGCCTCCAACAGCCGGTCCGGCTGGACAACCCGGCCGTGAACGCCATCGCGCGCACGCACATCCACTGCGTCGGGGCGACACCCGAGGGCATCACGCGGCGACCCGTTCCCGCGACACAGCCCAACGGCTCCCCGGCAACGGTTCGGGAGCTGCCGACCGGACACGACTGCATGATCACCATGCCGGCGGAGCTGAGCGAGATGCTGGTCAAGGTGGGGCTGTAG
- a CDS encoding IS481 family transposase yields the protein MPHRNAPLTETGRLRLARCVVEDNWPLRRAAERFQVSPTTAQRWADRYRRLGEAGMTDRSSRPHASPRQTSTRTERRIIKVRVLRRWGPARIASLLRLAPSTVHRVLTRYGLARLTHLDRATGRVIRRYERARPGELVHVDIKKLGNIPDGGGHKILGRQAGRKTRSGAGYSYLHTAVDDHSRLAYSEIFTDEKKETAVAFWIRAQAFFASCGITVERVLTDNGSCYKSRLWRDALAAAGITHKRTRPYRPQTNGKVERFNRTLLDEWAYARPYRSEQERRDAFPDWLHTYNHHRGHTALKGQPPASRVPNLTGQYI from the coding sequence GTGCCCCACCGTAATGCACCCCTGACCGAGACAGGACGACTGCGGCTGGCCCGCTGCGTCGTGGAAGACAACTGGCCCCTGCGCCGGGCCGCGGAACGCTTCCAGGTCTCGCCGACAACGGCACAGCGGTGGGCCGACCGCTACCGCAGGCTCGGCGAGGCGGGCATGACCGACCGCTCCAGCCGCCCGCACGCCAGCCCACGCCAGACGTCGACACGTACCGAGCGGCGGATCATCAAGGTGCGCGTACTGCGCCGCTGGGGCCCCGCACGGATCGCGAGCCTTCTGCGGCTGGCGCCCTCCACCGTGCACCGGGTACTCACCCGCTACGGCCTGGCCCGCCTCACGCATCTGGACCGGGCCACCGGCCGCGTCATACGCCGCTACGAACGCGCCAGGCCCGGCGAGCTCGTCCACGTCGACATCAAGAAGCTCGGCAATATCCCCGACGGTGGCGGCCACAAGATCCTTGGCCGCCAAGCGGGCCGCAAGACCCGCTCCGGCGCCGGCTACAGCTACCTGCACACCGCCGTCGACGACCACTCCCGCCTGGCCTACAGCGAGATTTTCACCGACGAGAAGAAAGAAACCGCCGTCGCCTTCTGGATCCGGGCGCAGGCGTTCTTCGCCTCGTGCGGGATCACCGTCGAGCGCGTGCTGACCGACAACGGCTCCTGCTACAAGTCCCGTCTGTGGCGCGATGCCCTGGCGGCGGCCGGGATCACCCACAAGCGAACCCGGCCCTACCGACCCCAGACGAACGGCAAGGTCGAACGCTTCAACCGCACCCTGCTCGATGAGTGGGCCTACGCCCGCCCTTACCGCTCAGAGCAGGAACGACGCGACGCCTTCCCTGACTGGCTGCACACCTACAATCACCACCGCGGACACACCGCGCTGAAAGGCCAACCACCCGCCAGCCGCGTCCCCAACCTCACAGGGCAATACATCTAG
- a CDS encoding sugar O-acetyltransferase produces MRAHDEEVLARIAKGLVYTESEAAFQAPLRRTDQIFEYNRTPPSEADRRRSLLVEILGSVGERTVLLPPFHAGFGSNVHIGDDFFGNVNLTFVDDVDIRIGDGVMIAPSVTLTTTGHPVHPDRRADFGRFSEPIVIEDKVWIGSNAVVLPGVRIGYGSVIGAGSVVSRNIPPMTVAVGTPCRVVRAITDEDLTTRSAG; encoded by the coding sequence GTGCGTGCTCACGACGAAGAAGTCCTGGCCCGGATCGCCAAGGGCCTCGTCTACACCGAGTCGGAAGCGGCCTTCCAGGCACCCCTGCGCCGCACCGACCAGATCTTCGAGTACAACCGCACGCCACCGAGCGAAGCCGACAGACGCCGGTCGCTGCTCGTCGAGATCCTCGGCTCCGTCGGTGAACGCACGGTGCTGCTCCCGCCGTTCCACGCCGGCTTCGGCAGCAACGTCCACATCGGGGACGACTTCTTCGGCAACGTGAACCTCACGTTCGTCGACGACGTGGACATCCGCATAGGCGACGGTGTCATGATCGCTCCCAGCGTGACGCTGACCACGACGGGACACCCGGTGCACCCCGATCGGCGCGCCGACTTCGGACGGTTCTCGGAACCCATCGTCATCGAGGACAAGGTGTGGATCGGCAGCAACGCCGTGGTCCTGCCCGGCGTCCGTATCGGCTACGGCTCGGTCATCGGTGCCGGCAGCGTCGTCAGCCGCAACATTCCCCCGATGACCGTCGCGGTCGGAACGCCCTGCCGCGTGGTGCGCGCCATCACGGACGAGGACCTCACCACGCGCAGCGCCGGGTAG
- a CDS encoding helix-turn-helix domain-containing protein, whose translation MSAAGGEPSRARQEDPCRTREVLDIVGDKWSLLVVRNLSRGPRRFTELKRAIDGISQRMLTATLRSLERDGILTRSVRAVMPPHVSYALTPMGRTLREATAPLLEWSITNLAGIDAARAAYDARPQAPS comes from the coding sequence ATGAGCGCAGCCGGTGGCGAGCCGAGCCGGGCACGGCAGGAGGACCCGTGCCGGACCCGTGAGGTGCTCGACATCGTCGGGGACAAATGGTCGCTGCTGGTCGTGCGCAACCTCAGCCGGGGGCCGCGCCGCTTCACCGAACTCAAGCGGGCCATCGACGGGATCAGCCAGCGCATGCTCACCGCCACCCTGCGGAGCCTGGAACGCGACGGCATCCTCACGCGGTCCGTCCGGGCCGTCATGCCGCCGCACGTCAGCTACGCGCTCACCCCGATGGGCAGGACCCTGCGCGAAGCCACCGCACCCCTGCTGGAGTGGAGCATCACGAACCTGGCAGGCATCGACGCCGCCCGGGCCGCCTACGACGCCCGTCCCCAGGCACCTTCGTAG
- a CDS encoding CU044_5270 family protein, which translates to MNADNPPRARSTRSEAEELLGSAEWDLSPSRHLRHKETLMQQIDRDHTLSARTPPARRRRRLPRPVVVLPAVSMALAGALVITFSGGHGSAPAAGSTTPPARVTSASVTLDRIAAAAMETGATPVDDGQFVYVESLLRENTGDFDGPVRLGAPHKQEVWTAQSQGSVTRTGWIRETGKDAIMPGEQLPIESSHPVRAGIDHPTYTWLASLPTDPGALLKLLYAQTRVEKGDSRDQAVFGTVGDLLRSTIMPPETASALYKAVEGIPGVTQLPDAVDAAGRHGIGITREDAGSATRDVWIFDKHTLAYLGSRSYITKDKAEGGTTDTLYGIDAVVERAVVDRPGEEPARTSG; encoded by the coding sequence ATGAACGCCGACAACCCGCCTCGCGCCCGGTCCACCCGGAGTGAGGCCGAGGAACTGCTGGGATCGGCCGAATGGGACCTCTCGCCGAGCCGTCACCTCCGTCACAAGGAAACCCTGATGCAGCAGATCGACCGCGACCACACCCTCTCCGCCCGGACACCCCCGGCACGGCGCCGGCGCCGGCTCCCGCGCCCGGTCGTGGTGTTGCCGGCCGTGTCGATGGCCCTGGCCGGGGCTCTGGTCATCACCTTCTCCGGCGGGCACGGCTCCGCCCCGGCAGCCGGATCCACCACCCCACCCGCCAGGGTGACCAGCGCCTCCGTCACTCTCGACCGGATCGCCGCCGCCGCCATGGAGACCGGCGCGACACCGGTGGACGACGGCCAGTTCGTGTACGTCGAGAGCCTGCTCCGGGAGAACACGGGGGACTTCGACGGCCCGGTGCGGCTCGGCGCCCCGCACAAGCAGGAGGTGTGGACCGCGCAGAGCCAGGGCTCCGTCACCAGGACCGGCTGGATTCGTGAAACCGGCAAGGACGCCATCATGCCCGGTGAACAGCTGCCCATCGAGTCCAGCCACCCCGTCCGAGCGGGCATCGACCACCCCACCTACACGTGGCTGGCCTCGCTGCCCACCGACCCCGGGGCCCTGCTCAAGCTGCTCTACGCCCAGACCAGGGTGGAGAAGGGCGATTCGAGGGACCAGGCCGTCTTCGGGACGGTCGGCGATCTGCTGCGCTCGACGATCATGCCGCCCGAGACCGCGTCCGCTCTCTACAAGGCCGTCGAGGGGATTCCCGGTGTGACCCAGCTCCCCGACGCCGTCGACGCCGCCGGCCGGCACGGCATCGGCATCACCCGCGAGGACGCCGGGTCCGCGACCCGGGACGTGTGGATCTTCGACAAGCACACGCTCGCCTATCTCGGCTCCCGGTCGTACATCACGAAGGACAAGGCCGAAGGCGGCACGACCGACACGCTCTACGGTATCGACGCCGTCGTGGAGCGCGCGGTCGTCGACCGTCCTGGCGAGGAACCCGCCAGGACCTCCGGCTGA
- a CDS encoding RNA polymerase sigma factor, with protein sequence MSDTEPAESLRARIRAGDRAAFAELYDQNARAVYNHALRLTGNWSDAEEAMSETFLAAWRTRESVEPEGGSLKPWLLGIATHKAHNANRGLRRRLAFLARSPEPRPVEDFADETAARIDDARRLMVVHEALRHLRSQDREVLALCVASGLDYQQAAEALGIPVGTVRSRLSRARARLARLSSGRLPGPKGEPPGARGAMESEAAFAALFLQEETR encoded by the coding sequence GTGAGCGATACAGAACCAGCGGAATCGTTGCGTGCGCGCATACGGGCGGGGGACCGTGCGGCGTTCGCCGAGCTGTACGACCAGAACGCGCGGGCCGTCTACAACCATGCCCTGCGGCTGACCGGCAACTGGTCGGACGCCGAGGAGGCGATGTCCGAGACCTTCCTCGCCGCCTGGCGCACCCGGGAATCGGTGGAGCCGGAGGGCGGCTCGCTCAAGCCGTGGTTGCTCGGCATCGCCACGCACAAGGCGCACAACGCCAACCGTGGTCTGCGCCGACGGCTCGCCTTCCTGGCGCGCAGCCCAGAACCCCGTCCGGTCGAGGACTTCGCGGACGAGACGGCAGCCCGGATCGACGACGCCCGCCGCCTCATGGTGGTTCACGAGGCCCTGCGCCACCTGCGAAGCCAGGACCGGGAGGTGCTCGCCCTGTGCGTGGCGTCCGGGCTGGACTACCAGCAGGCCGCCGAGGCCCTCGGCATCCCGGTCGGCACCGTGCGGTCGCGGCTCTCGCGCGCCCGGGCGCGACTGGCCCGGCTCAGCTCCGGCCGGCTTCCGGGCCCGAAAGGGGAACCGCCGGGCGCCCGCGGAGCGATGGAGAGTGAGGCCGCGTTCGCGGCCCTGTTCCTGCAGGAGGAAACCCGATGA
- a CDS encoding cysteine desulfurase family protein: protein MEHAPAPASPCRADAPVRFAGAAGLTDRLPPHPGLTGEVVYLDYNATTPVDPRVAEAMLPHLTTFFGNPSSDHPYGAGPRAALARAREQVAALIGARPPEIVFTASGSEADQLAARGAVLGSGRRRPHVITQATEHPAVLEACRALQRLHGARVTVLPVDGEGLLDPAALAAALDDDTVLVSVMAANNETGALQPVAELASLARAHGALFHCDAAQAAGRVPLDVETLGVDLLTVVGHKMYAPKGTAALYVRQGVRLEPVVYGGGQERGLRAGTESTALAVALGTAARLAADDLARGEPARVAALRDTLHRNLADALPGRVDLNGPAGQRLPNTLNVSVQGAPGHALLAATPEIAASTGSACHSGTRTPSLVLTAMGLGPRRSVEALRLSLGRWTTSRDVETAADALAKAAAMR from the coding sequence ATGGAACACGCCCCGGCGCCCGCGTCGCCCTGCCGCGCGGACGCACCGGTCCGTTTCGCGGGGGCAGCCGGCCTGACCGACCGCCTGCCGCCGCATCCCGGGCTGACGGGTGAAGTGGTCTACCTGGACTACAACGCCACCACTCCCGTCGACCCGCGTGTCGCCGAGGCGATGCTGCCCCACCTCACCACGTTCTTCGGCAACCCCTCCAGCGACCACCCGTACGGCGCCGGACCGCGGGCCGCTCTGGCCCGCGCCCGCGAGCAGGTGGCCGCGCTCATCGGCGCCCGCCCGCCGGAGATCGTCTTCACCGCGTCCGGTTCGGAGGCCGACCAACTCGCCGCGCGCGGCGCGGTCCTGGGCTCCGGCCGGCGCCGCCCGCACGTGATCACCCAGGCCACGGAGCACCCCGCCGTCCTGGAAGCCTGCCGCGCCCTTCAACGCCTGCACGGGGCGCGCGTGACGGTCCTACCGGTCGACGGCGAGGGACTGCTCGACCCCGCCGCGTTGGCCGCCGCCCTCGACGACGACACCGTGCTGGTGTCGGTGATGGCCGCCAACAACGAGACCGGCGCCCTCCAGCCCGTCGCCGAACTCGCCTCCCTGGCCCGTGCGCACGGGGCACTGTTCCACTGCGACGCCGCCCAGGCCGCCGGAAGGGTCCCCCTCGACGTCGAGACGCTGGGCGTCGACCTCCTCACCGTGGTGGGGCACAAGATGTACGCACCCAAGGGGACCGCCGCGCTGTACGTGCGTCAGGGCGTGCGGCTGGAGCCGGTCGTCTACGGCGGCGGCCAGGAACGCGGACTGCGCGCCGGCACCGAGAGCACCGCTCTGGCGGTGGCGCTCGGCACCGCCGCCCGGCTGGCCGCCGACGACCTGGCCCGGGGTGAGCCCGCCCGCGTCGCCGCACTCCGCGACACCCTGCACCGGAACCTGGCCGACGCACTGCCCGGCCGCGTAGACCTCAACGGCCCCGCCGGGCAGCGGCTGCCGAACACGCTGAACGTCAGCGTCCAGGGCGCACCCGGGCACGCGCTCCTCGCCGCCACCCCCGAGATCGCGGCCTCTACCGGCTCGGCCTGCCACAGCGGCACCCGCACCCCCTCCCTGGTCCTGACCGCCATGGGCCTCGGCCCCCGTCGGTCCGTGGAGGCGCTTCGGCTGTCGCTGGGCCGCTGGACCACATCCCGGGACGTCGAGACGGCGGCGGACGCGCTCGCCAAGGCGGCTGCCATGCGGTGA